One genomic window of Paraburkholderia phytofirmans PsJN includes the following:
- a CDS encoding BON domain-containing protein, with protein MKAFPAIKMIGGALIVLASLNAYAQSSDAAPAAAAPTAKQTKATDRALGRKVRSALSKTKGLSVSNITVRARGGAVTLAGSVPEQPQVDLATQTAQGVAGVTSVKNALTIRPVGQ; from the coding sequence ATGAAAGCATTCCCGGCAATCAAGATGATCGGCGGCGCGCTGATCGTTCTCGCGTCCCTCAACGCATATGCACAGAGCAGCGATGCAGCCCCGGCAGCGGCAGCGCCGACGGCCAAGCAGACCAAAGCGACCGACCGCGCTTTGGGACGCAAGGTCCGCTCGGCCCTGTCGAAGACGAAAGGCCTGAGCGTGTCGAACATCACCGTGCGCGCACGTGGCGGCGCAGTGACGCTGGCCGGCTCCGTGCCCGAACAACCGCAAGTCGATCTGGCCACCCAGACCGCACAAGGCGTGGCAGGCGTGACGTCGGTCAAGAACGCGCTGACGATTCGTCCGGTCGGCCAGTAA
- a CDS encoding DNA-3-methyladenine glycosylase: MRKHQLPILPLLRDDLPLDTVELARFMIGKYLVHDLPEGRMSGRIVETEAYPLGDSTSHAFMGRRPHNGSMFLAPGHAYVRLTYGLSYMLNMSAEAEEVGAGILLRAIEPLEGLPLIEARRPGVPLRDLARGPGRLTMAFGVGPSFDGWDLCSGQGLWIGVIERGEVPVGVTTRIGLSREMHQPLRFFEPGSAFVSGPRKLLVTPQSGAPKRA, from the coding sequence ATGCGGAAACATCAACTCCCCATCCTGCCCTTGCTTCGTGACGATTTGCCTCTCGACACCGTCGAACTCGCGCGCTTCATGATCGGCAAATACCTCGTGCACGATCTGCCCGAAGGCCGCATGAGCGGGCGCATCGTCGAGACCGAGGCGTATCCGCTCGGCGATTCGACCAGCCATGCATTCATGGGCCGCCGGCCGCATAACGGTTCGATGTTTCTCGCGCCGGGTCACGCGTATGTGCGGCTGACCTATGGGCTGTCGTACATGCTCAATATGTCTGCCGAAGCCGAGGAAGTCGGCGCCGGCATTCTGCTGCGCGCGATCGAACCGCTCGAAGGCCTGCCGTTGATCGAAGCGCGGCGCCCCGGCGTGCCGTTGCGCGATCTCGCGCGCGGACCCGGCCGGCTCACGATGGCGTTCGGCGTCGGACCGTCGTTCGACGGCTGGGATCTGTGCTCGGGGCAGGGCTTGTGGATCGGCGTTATCGAGCGGGGCGAGGTGCCGGTCGGTGTGACAACGCGCATTGGCTTGTCGCGCGAAATGCATCAACCGCTCAGATTCTTCGAACCCGGCAGCGCCTTTGTCAGCGGGCCGCGCAAGCTGCTGGTAACGCCCCAGTCCGGTGCGCCGAAGCGGGCGTAA
- a CDS encoding DUF4148 domain-containing protein has translation MKSLIKAVAIAAVLAAPIASFAQASQQPVTRADVRADLIRVEQAGYNPAASNDPTYPSDIQAAERRVQAQNPAVAQTQEPVADTSGYGGAVSGSSQAGGVVQPMSGSKSVYFGN, from the coding sequence ATGAAATCGCTTATCAAGGCAGTTGCCATTGCAGCCGTTCTCGCCGCTCCGATCGCTTCGTTCGCTCAGGCGAGCCAGCAGCCCGTGACCCGCGCGGATGTTCGCGCCGATCTGATCCGGGTGGAACAGGCGGGGTATAACCCGGCTGCGTCGAACGATCCGACTTATCCGTCGGACATCCAGGCTGCTGAACGGCGCGTCCAGGCGCAAAACCCGGCCGTTGCGCAGACACAGGAGCCGGTCGCAGACACCAGCGGTTACGGTGGCGCGGTGAGTGGTTCGTCGCAAGCCGGCGGCGTGGTTCAGCCGATGTCGGGCTCGAAGTCGGTCTACTTCGGTAATTAA
- a CDS encoding CBS domain-containing protein — MTSVAQLLKTKPNNTTVFTVGADDSVYEAIKLMAEKGIGALVVTDGDSIAGIVTERDYARKVVLMDRSSKATPVRDIMSKAVRFVRPDQTTDDCMALMTERRMRHLPVIENDRLVGMVSIGDLVKNIIAEQQFTIQQLEFYIHGERP, encoded by the coding sequence ATGACAAGCGTTGCACAGCTTCTTAAAACGAAACCGAACAACACCACCGTTTTTACTGTCGGGGCCGACGACTCAGTCTATGAGGCAATCAAGCTGATGGCCGAAAAAGGCATCGGCGCGCTGGTCGTGACAGACGGCGACAGCATCGCCGGCATCGTCACGGAGCGCGACTACGCGCGCAAGGTCGTGCTGATGGACCGTTCGTCGAAGGCCACGCCGGTGCGCGACATCATGAGCAAGGCGGTGCGCTTCGTGCGCCCCGATCAGACCACCGACGACTGCATGGCCCTCATGACGGAGCGGCGTATGCGCCACTTGCCGGTGATCGAGAATGACCGGCTGGTCGGCATGGTATCGATCGGCGACCTGGTGAAGAACATCATCGCCGAACAGCAGTTCACCATTCAGCAACTCGAGTTCTATATTCACGGCGAGCGGCCCTGA
- the ribA gene encoding GTP cyclohydrolase II, translated as MLTSHDPSPAVDGATNGECVILDATATLPTRYGTFTSYVFRVCESGAEHLALVMGDVANQSSVLTRLHSECLTGDVLGSYRCDCGEQLDLALRYIAAEGCGVLLYLRGHEGRGIGLSNKIRAYALQEQGRDTVEANLDLGLPDDSREYDSAAGILRTLKVTSVRLMSNNPEKFDTLSKHGIPVCERVALAIPMREENERYIRTKQVKFGHYFDENE; from the coding sequence ATGCTCACGTCTCACGATCCGTCGCCCGCAGTAGACGGCGCAACCAACGGCGAATGCGTCATTCTCGACGCCACCGCCACGCTTCCCACGCGCTACGGCACGTTCACTTCCTACGTGTTTCGCGTATGCGAAAGCGGCGCCGAACATCTCGCGCTCGTGATGGGCGACGTCGCCAACCAGTCGTCCGTGTTGACGCGCCTGCATTCCGAATGCCTCACCGGCGACGTGCTCGGCTCGTACCGCTGCGACTGCGGCGAGCAACTCGACCTCGCGCTGCGCTATATCGCGGCGGAAGGCTGCGGCGTGCTGCTGTATCTGCGCGGCCACGAAGGGCGCGGCATCGGCCTGTCGAACAAGATTCGCGCGTATGCGCTGCAGGAGCAGGGGCGCGACACTGTCGAGGCCAATCTTGATCTCGGCTTGCCGGACGACTCGCGCGAATACGATTCGGCCGCCGGCATTCTGCGCACGCTGAAGGTCACGTCGGTGCGTCTGATGAGCAACAATCCGGAGAAGTTCGACACGCTGTCCAAGCACGGCATTCCGGTGTGCGAGCGGGTCGCGCTGGCGATTCCGATGCGCGAGGAAAACGAGCGCTATATCCGCACCAAGCAGGTGAAGTTCGGTCATTACTTCGACGAGAACGAATGA